Proteins encoded together in one Anaerococcus murdochii window:
- a CDS encoding glycosyltransferase family 2 protein: MGEGRDNKKAMRVEVLISAMNVEDINFYKKFNLECDALIINQAGKNAYQEVYDGGKKIRMITTDTKGLARSRNLALLNSTADIVIFADDDEVFETGYLERVKDGFIEYPDVDFFVFKTIVYQDGKEIIKVQEEKNLSFYNCLRYGSVHFVFRREALARANLYLPVMFGAGTELGSGEDSIFILSAIRKGIKVRTNKSLIAKVYNDDSTWFEGYNEKYFYDKGALARALFPRLYKLYIGYFLYAHPEMLREIKKDRAREIMLEGAREFGGYNGK, translated from the coding sequence TTGGGAGAAGGCAGAGACAACAAGAAAGCTATGAGAGTTGAAGTTTTAATCTCCGCTATGAATGTGGAAGATATAAATTTTTATAAGAAATTTAACCTGGAATGCGACGCTCTTATCATAAACCAGGCGGGTAAAAACGCCTACCAAGAAGTTTATGATGGTGGCAAAAAAATCAGGATGATAACAACAGACACAAAAGGCCTGGCCCGTTCGAGAAACCTAGCCCTTTTAAATTCTACAGCAGATATAGTAATTTTTGCTGATGACGATGAGGTTTTTGAAACCGGATATTTAGAAAGGGTTAAAGATGGATTTATAGAATATCCAGATGTTGATTTTTTCGTCTTTAAGACTATAGTTTACCAAGATGGCAAGGAAATAATTAAGGTTCAAGAAGAAAAAAACTTAAGTTTTTATAATTGCTTGAGGTATGGATCTGTACACTTTGTTTTTAGAAGAGAAGCCCTTGCCAGGGCCAACCTCTACCTACCAGTAATGTTTGGAGCAGGAACAGAATTAGGGTCTGGTGAAGATTCTATTTTCATCCTATCTGCCATTAGAAAAGGGATAAAGGTAAGGACTAACAAAAGCCTAATTGCCAAGGTTTATAACGATGATTCAACCTGGTTTGAAGGATATAATGAAAAGTATTTCTACGACAAGGGAGCCCTAGCTAGGGCACTTTTCCCAAGATTGTACAAACTATATATAGGGTATTTTCTGTATGCGCACCCGGAAATGCTTAGAGAGATAAAAAAAGATAGGGCAAGAGAAATCATGCTTGAGGGTGCTAGAGAATTTGGAGGATATAATGGAAAATAG
- a CDS encoding YveK family protein gives MENRKSKFTAFLSSIIAGIIVAMVVYFGLNFAGYKEYRASAKLVTTSVENLNEENPAATFAGTLNSKAIKARTLENLKIDWPESKLDSKLSLTPIASSPIIEISVTDTNKSRAEDLADEYADLSVTVINNIYNTGANVMEYAYQNANVVDNTIKYATYAGLAGFLIYLIISLVSVSRHNHKLKKNKAKDYKKEEKKAKNQVKKNKEEIEEEEILEEDVDFEGDDDFDEKIEEESPEVLKDLEDEIEVKEETRPLEQVSEEAGEDFAATRKIDKADIDKARQIDEAKAEEVDKLDEVIEEEKGGNKIEILGKLPKYQRGALDV, from the coding sequence ATGGAAAATAGAAAATCGAAGTTTACAGCCTTCTTATCGTCTATTATAGCCGGCATAATAGTGGCCATGGTCGTGTATTTTGGCCTAAACTTTGCGGGTTATAAGGAATATAGGGCGTCTGCTAAACTTGTAACAACATCAGTAGAAAATTTAAATGAAGAAAACCCTGCGGCAACTTTTGCAGGAACCTTAAATTCTAAGGCAATTAAGGCAAGAACCTTGGAGAATTTAAAGATAGATTGGCCTGAATCTAAACTTGATTCTAAGTTAAGCCTAACACCAATTGCATCTTCACCAATTATTGAAATATCAGTAACTGATACCAATAAATCAAGGGCAGAAGACTTGGCAGATGAGTATGCAGACCTATCTGTGACAGTTATAAATAATATCTACAACACAGGGGCAAATGTTATGGAATATGCCTATCAAAACGCCAATGTTGTCGATAATACAATTAAGTATGCAACTTATGCAGGACTTGCAGGATTTTTAATTTACCTAATTATTTCTCTAGTTAGTGTTAGTCGCCATAACCACAAGCTTAAGAAAAATAAGGCAAAAGACTACAAAAAAGAAGAAAAAAAGGCAAAAAACCAGGTCAAAAAAAACAAAGAAGAAATTGAAGAAGAGGAAATTCTAGAAGAGGACGTGGACTTTGAAGGAGATGATGATTTTGATGAAAAAATCGAAGAAGAAAGTCCAGAAGTCCTTAAAGACCTTGAAGATGAGATAGAAGTCAAGGAAGAAACTAGACCTCTTGAACAAGTAAGTGAAGAAGCTGGCGAAGATTTTGCCGCTACAAGAAAAATCGACAAGGCCGACATAGACAAGGCAAGACAAATCGACGAGGCTAAGGCAGAAGAAGTAGACAAGCTAGATGAAGTTATTGAGGAAGAAAAAGGTGGCAACAAGATTGAGATCTTAGGCAAACTTCCAAAATACCAGAGAGGAGCCCTAGATGTTTAG
- a CDS encoding tyrosine-protein kinase family protein translates to MFRRKKVDEKREILLQAFYNLEDKLTRNLGVDDVVIAFTATDDRTMKMDSIYTMAGHLAEEDERVLVIDANLRADELEEMKGFYNKRGFVDCLLGDFRADDVLVRESDNLHLLMTGRVSEYEDMYLEPSTITNFFADCKDRYDYVFINTKENIGIAEANVFCGLADKAIIFSTEENLNSYLLEESTSQLEKAGADIKGVIISDYVYDDSELDDLFGGK, encoded by the coding sequence ATGTTTAGAAGAAAAAAAGTTGACGAAAAAAGAGAAATCCTCCTCCAAGCCTTTTATAATCTAGAAGATAAGCTAACAAGGAACCTAGGCGTAGACGACGTTGTAATCGCCTTTACAGCCACAGATGATAGGACCATGAAAATGGATTCAATCTACACTATGGCAGGTCATTTGGCCGAAGAAGACGAAAGAGTCCTTGTGATAGATGCTAACTTAAGGGCAGATGAACTTGAAGAAATGAAGGGTTTTTACAACAAAAGAGGTTTTGTAGATTGCCTTTTAGGCGATTTTAGAGCAGACGATGTTCTTGTTAGAGAAAGCGACAACCTTCACCTCCTTATGACAGGTAGAGTTTCTGAGTATGAAGATATGTATCTTGAGCCATCAACAATTACAAATTTCTTTGCAGATTGTAAGGATAGGTACGACTACGTCTTTATCAATACTAAGGAAAATATCGGCATAGCTGAGGCCAATGTATTCTGTGGCTTGGCAGATAAGGCGATAATATTTAGTACAGAAGAAAATTTAAATTCCTACCTCCTTGAAGAATCAACCAGCCAACTTGAAAAGGCCGGTGCTGATATTAAGGGAGTTATAATTTCAGACTATGTTTACGATGATAGTGAACTCGATGACCTTTTTGGAGGTAAATAA
- a CDS encoding SH3 domain-containing protein: MKKISAILALGLILSLTGCKDDPYTSVRHPENSGTEVADEVKPSENTDENKENPENSDQREVGEKEISDQVREEITDGVEFRVEDTVNMRLAPSENSAIVAEVGPDDEILNLGETEGWTRVTVNGKTGYIRSDLLIKN; the protein is encoded by the coding sequence ATGAAAAAAATTAGCGCAATTTTAGCTTTAGGACTTATATTAAGCCTAACAGGCTGCAAGGATGATCCATATACCTCAGTAAGACATCCAGAAAATTCTGGTACAGAAGTGGCTGACGAAGTAAAGCCAAGTGAAAATACAGATGAAAACAAAGAAAATCCTGAAAATTCAGACCAAAGAGAAGTAGGGGAAAAAGAAATAAGTGACCAGGTCAGAGAAGAAATAACTGACGGAGTTGAATTTAGGGTAGAAGACACTGTAAATATGCGTCTTGCCCCATCAGAAAACTCTGCTATTGTTGCCGAAGTTGGCCCAGATGACGAAATTCTAAACCTAGGAGAAACTGAAGGATGGACCAGGGTTACAGTAAATGGCAAGACTGGCTATATCAGATCAGATCTTTTAATTAAAAATTAA
- a CDS encoding ABC transporter ATP-binding protein, with translation MIKIKNLKKIYDNGYEALKSVNLDIEDGALVTLLGPSGCGKSTILNIIAGILDPTAGDIEFDGESIVNKHPKDRDIGMVFQNYALYPHMTVLENIIFPLVVGENKIKKEEAIKIAQKYMELTYITDIQNKKPKEISGGQQQRVAIARALVKNPKTLLLDEPLSNLDARLRLSIREEIRNIVKTVGVTTIFVTHDQEEALSISDYIALMDKGVIQQYDIPQNLYLEPANLFVAKFIGNPIINIYDVENKGDGFVNGDLIIEKEKLVEARKKSDLSGNTYQVGIRPEHFKLDTNGNLEINVESREMIGRYMILHFTLNGQASRMVVDSALDINPGDRIKISIDHKAIYLFTEDGERVY, from the coding sequence ATGATTAAAATCAAAAACTTAAAGAAAATTTATGATAACGGTTATGAAGCCCTAAAATCTGTCAACCTTGATATAGAAGATGGGGCCTTGGTGACTCTTCTAGGTCCAAGTGGTTGTGGTAAATCTACAATCCTAAATATCATAGCAGGTATTTTGGACCCAACAGCTGGAGATATAGAATTTGATGGCGAATCAATCGTCAACAAACACCCAAAGGACCGTGATATAGGCATGGTTTTCCAAAACTACGCCCTTTATCCACACATGACCGTCCTTGAAAACATCATTTTTCCCCTAGTTGTAGGTGAAAATAAGATTAAAAAAGAAGAGGCAATTAAGATTGCCCAAAAATACATGGAATTAACTTATATTACTGATATTCAAAACAAAAAACCAAAGGAAATATCAGGTGGCCAACAGCAAAGAGTGGCTATAGCAAGAGCTTTAGTTAAAAATCCAAAAACTCTTTTACTTGACGAACCTCTTTCAAACCTTGATGCAAGATTAAGGCTTTCTATCAGGGAAGAGATTAGAAATATAGTTAAAACTGTTGGGGTTACAACAATTTTCGTAACCCACGACCAGGAAGAAGCCCTATCAATTAGCGATTATATCGCCCTAATGGATAAGGGAGTCATCCAGCAATACGATATTCCACAAAATCTTTATCTTGAACCAGCAAATCTTTTTGTGGCAAAATTTATCGGCAACCCTATTATCAATATCTACGATGTTGAAAATAAGGGGGATGGTTTTGTAAATGGCGATTTAATAATTGAAAAAGAAAAATTAGTAGAAGCTAGAAAAAAATCTGACCTAAGCGGAAATACCTATCAGGTTGGTATTAGGCCTGAGCATTTCAAACTCGACACCAATGGCAATTTAGAAATCAATGTAGAATCTCGTGAGATGATTGGTAGGTATATGATCCTACACTTTACTCTAAACGGACAAGCTTCAAGGATGGTTGTTGATTCTGCCCTTGATATCAATCCGGGCGATAGGATTAAGATCTCAATCGACCACAAGGCAATCTACCTCTTTACAGAAGATGGAGAAAGGGTCTACTAA
- a CDS encoding carbohydrate ABC transporter permease: MKKKMTYRAETTNKAWLFLLPALFFILIFNVYPLIRTFYMAVHSNNILNPQFVGLSNFPAVLNDKLFRMAMKNTLIYSITVVPLSLIISMFIALILNQKIIGNKFFETIFFIPYLTSVIAVGIVFRYLFNGQYGFINHMLSFIGIGPIEFLNNPDYNMLAAIIFGVWNGLAFNIIVILSGLRGIDQDYYKIADTFGASGWEQFKKITLPQLTNIITFLFLTSFISSFKVYNQIFALFNGKAGVGNRLITAVFYIYKKFYVEYRYGHAMAAAVILFLFLLVLTFVQRAIIRKIAR; the protein is encoded by the coding sequence ATGAAAAAGAAAATGACCTACAGGGCAGAGACCACCAACAAGGCCTGGCTCTTCCTTTTACCAGCCCTGTTTTTTATACTAATCTTTAACGTTTATCCTTTAATTAGGACCTTTTATATGGCTGTCCACAGCAATAATATCCTAAACCCACAATTTGTTGGTTTATCAAACTTTCCAGCAGTTTTAAATGACAAATTATTTAGGATGGCCATGAAAAACACCCTAATTTATTCAATAACAGTTGTGCCTTTATCTTTGATAATTTCAATGTTTATTGCCTTGATTTTAAATCAGAAGATTATTGGCAACAAGTTTTTTGAGACAATCTTTTTTATACCTTATCTAACCAGCGTTATCGCTGTAGGTATTGTATTTAGGTATTTATTTAACGGCCAATACGGTTTTATCAACCACATGCTTTCCTTTATTGGAATAGGGCCTATAGAATTTTTAAACAATCCTGACTACAATATGCTAGCGGCCATTATCTTTGGTGTTTGGAACGGCCTTGCCTTTAATATCATTGTAATCCTTTCAGGCCTTCGAGGTATTGACCAGGATTACTACAAGATAGCCGACACCTTTGGGGCAAGCGGCTGGGAGCAATTTAAAAAAATTACCCTCCCACAGCTTACAAATATAATTACCTTTTTGTTTTTGACAAGCTTTATTTCAAGCTTTAAGGTTTATAACCAAATTTTCGCCCTCTTTAATGGTAAGGCGGGTGTTGGAAATAGGCTAATTACCGCAGTATTTTATATCTACAAAAAATTCTACGTAGAATACCGCTACGGCCACGCCATGGCGGCTGCTGTAATTTTGTTTTTATTCCTCTTGGTTCTAACCTTTGTCCAAAGAGCAATCATAAGAAAGATAGCGAGGTAG
- a CDS encoding carbohydrate ABC transporter permease: protein MKKILKGLAFIFIIIMAAVTLFPFLYMISSALMSFGEVTAIPPKLLPAAPQFENFREAMKAAPFARYFVNTVFVSLINTLGTLATTVLAAFALNFMNFKGKNMLQNFMLALLMVPFEIIIFTNYSTIAKLGLLDTYVALIIPFMASVFYIFYLKEFLKSVPMEFYNVAKVDGASDFEFIGKVMIPMCKQNLFTIGLLNFITGWNSFLWPILVTNTKNMRLISNGLSAFATEAGQLIHLQMAASTITILPILILYFIFRKQILRGVSFGGIKG from the coding sequence ATGAAAAAGATTTTAAAAGGCCTAGCCTTCATATTTATAATCATAATGGCAGCTGTGACCCTTTTTCCATTCCTCTATATGATCTCATCAGCCCTTATGAGCTTTGGAGAAGTAACAGCTATCCCACCAAAACTTTTGCCGGCAGCACCTCAATTTGAAAACTTTAGGGAAGCCATGAAGGCCGCTCCCTTTGCAAGGTATTTCGTAAATACAGTATTTGTTTCCTTGATAAATACCCTCGGTACCCTAGCTACAACAGTTTTAGCAGCCTTTGCCCTAAACTTTATGAACTTTAAGGGCAAAAATATGCTCCAAAACTTTATGCTAGCCCTCTTGATGGTGCCATTTGAGATAATTATCTTTACAAACTACTCAACAATAGCCAAACTTGGCCTTCTTGATACCTATGTTGCCCTTATAATTCCTTTTATGGCCTCAGTATTTTATATTTTCTATCTAAAAGAATTTTTAAAATCTGTTCCAATGGAATTTTATAATGTAGCCAAGGTTGACGGAGCAAGCGACTTTGAATTTATAGGAAAAGTTATGATTCCAATGTGCAAGCAAAATCTTTTCACCATTGGACTTTTAAACTTTATTACAGGTTGGAACTCATTCTTGTGGCCAATCCTTGTTACAAACACCAAGAATATGAGACTTATATCAAATGGTCTTTCAGCCTTTGCCACAGAAGCAGGTCAATTAATCCATCTGCAAATGGCAGCTTCAACCATTACAATCCTTCCAATTCTAATACTTTACTTTATCTTTAGGAAGCAAATCCTAAGGGGAGTATCTTTTGGAGGAATTAAGGGATAA
- a CDS encoding extracellular solute-binding protein, with protein MKKKLTLLAALVLSIGMFSACGNNADKKEEAPKEEAKVEEKAEESKEPAKEGQTEVVFWHAMGGGQGEALEGLVADFEKENPDVKITLQHQGGYGDLNQILVATMQSPKDLPTITQAYPDWMLQFSEAGMVADLTDRVKGEDGIADYEDIFPGVRDEIEQDGKIIGIPFNKSTEVLWYNQDLFDELGLKNPTSFEELKEVAKKIKAEKDIPAFGWDSLSNFYVTYLKNKGIEFGPDLDVTCPESIEAIKYYLDGIKEGYFRIAGTDQYLSGPFANEQLAGYLGSNAGEVYVKEGVEGKFKYAAQAYPADKAVQQGTNIYMFEGASDEAKDAAFRFLKYVSSKEAQIKFGLATGYMPARKSAVEDESYKNADSEIPKILGTASEKLFSRPLVPGSQQAYNDIASKLEEILSNPDSDVEAEMKAFAPQFEADFAQ; from the coding sequence ATGAAGAAAAAATTAACATTACTTGCAGCCTTAGTCCTATCTATAGGAATGTTTTCAGCTTGTGGCAACAATGCCGACAAGAAAGAAGAAGCTCCAAAAGAAGAAGCTAAGGTAGAGGAAAAAGCAGAAGAATCAAAAGAACCTGCCAAAGAAGGTCAAACAGAGGTAGTTTTCTGGCACGCAATGGGCGGTGGCCAAGGCGAAGCTCTTGAAGGCCTTGTAGCAGATTTCGAAAAAGAAAACCCAGATGTTAAAATCACCCTACAACACCAAGGTGGTTATGGCGATCTTAACCAAATCCTAGTTGCAACTATGCAATCTCCAAAAGACCTACCAACAATTACCCAAGCTTATCCAGACTGGATGCTTCAATTTTCCGAAGCTGGTATGGTAGCAGACCTTACAGATAGAGTTAAGGGAGAAGATGGAATTGCAGATTACGAAGACATCTTCCCAGGTGTAAGGGATGAAATCGAACAAGATGGCAAAATCATCGGTATTCCATTCAACAAATCAACAGAAGTTCTATGGTACAACCAAGACCTATTTGATGAACTAGGTCTTAAAAACCCAACAAGCTTTGAAGAGCTAAAAGAAGTTGCTAAAAAAATCAAGGCTGAAAAAGACATTCCTGCTTTTGGTTGGGACTCACTTTCAAACTTCTATGTAACTTACCTTAAAAACAAGGGCATAGAATTTGGTCCAGACCTTGACGTAACTTGCCCAGAATCAATCGAAGCTATTAAATATTACCTAGACGGTATCAAAGAAGGTTATTTTAGAATTGCAGGAACTGACCAATACCTATCAGGCCCATTCGCTAACGAACAATTAGCAGGCTACCTTGGATCAAACGCTGGTGAAGTATATGTTAAAGAAGGCGTTGAAGGCAAATTCAAATACGCAGCCCAAGCATATCCAGCAGACAAGGCAGTTCAACAAGGTACAAACATCTATATGTTTGAAGGTGCTTCTGATGAAGCAAAAGATGCAGCCTTTAGATTCCTAAAATACGTATCAAGCAAGGAAGCTCAAATTAAATTTGGTCTAGCAACAGGCTACATGCCAGCTAGAAAGTCAGCTGTAGAAGATGAAAGCTACAAAAACGCTGATTCAGAAATTCCAAAAATCCTAGGAACAGCAAGTGAAAAATTATTCTCAAGACCACTTGTTCCAGGAAGCCAACAAGCTTACAACGATATTGCAAGCAAACTTGAAGAAATCTTATCAAACCCAGATAGTGATGTAGAAGCAGAAATGAAAGCTTTCGCACCACAATTTGAAGCAGATTTCGCACAATAA
- a CDS encoding ABC transporter ATP-binding protein encodes MKNKLKALWLFMKITAKNDPLYIPVIILNALAPAAGTLINVFVPMIFINQITDPRPAADFIKIVLLLIIGKILLESLERLLSREEFVRRQGINDYLTFELAKKAMDLTYQNIENPHTLDLKEKANAAINMGAIHNLLSCLKDIITSVATMIGTALVIISFSPYLVGFSILISFLIILVNGKESSYTSKFDLEIVNVNRRFSYYFSLMASPHYQKEIRVFDLGDMLQSKTQGYLDQMMDGFEDKFGFEANMGAIKIFLESILRLVSYTYVAMRTLSAAYGPQISFGSFSAIIGANENFMTSFQTMFSELAGFIMSLANLEPLYDFYVLDSDEEENLEIAEDFQSLEFKNVTFTYPGSDRKIIDDLSFKINKGEKISIVGVNNAGKTTIVKILLRFFDIDSGEILYNGVNIKKISKKSLYEKISGVFQDFSIMPFTIKENIIANKAFSENKTDEIIKQLDLDQKIKELTRGINTYLNKDIYENATDLSLGQKQKLAIARALYQDADFLILDEPTASLDPLAESKIYEHFNEMTRGKTAIFISHRMSSSRFTDKILLLDGGKAAAFDSHENLMAYDNLYSKLYNAQAQYFE; translated from the coding sequence ATGAAAAATAAACTAAAAGCCCTATGGCTTTTTATGAAAATTACAGCAAAAAATGATCCTCTTTATATACCAGTAATTATCCTAAATGCCTTGGCACCTGCGGCGGGAACCTTAATCAATGTCTTCGTGCCAATGATTTTTATTAACCAAATCACAGACCCAAGGCCGGCAGCTGACTTTATTAAAATAGTATTACTTTTAATAATAGGAAAAATCCTTCTTGAAAGTTTAGAAAGACTTCTAAGCCGCGAAGAATTTGTAAGACGACAGGGAATTAATGATTATTTGACCTTTGAACTTGCCAAAAAAGCCATGGATTTGACCTACCAAAACATAGAAAATCCTCACACCCTAGATCTTAAGGAAAAGGCCAACGCCGCTATCAATATGGGAGCAATCCACAATTTGCTATCATGCCTAAAGGATATAATAACAAGCGTGGCAACCATGATAGGAACTGCCCTTGTAATCATATCCTTCTCCCCTTACTTGGTTGGTTTTTCAATTCTAATTTCCTTTTTAATAATCCTTGTAAATGGCAAAGAGTCTTCCTACACCAGCAAGTTTGACTTAGAGATTGTAAATGTAAACAGGAGATTTTCCTATTATTTTTCTCTCATGGCAAGTCCCCACTATCAAAAGGAAATTAGGGTTTTTGACCTAGGAGATATGCTTCAGTCAAAAACTCAAGGATACTTAGACCAAATGATGGATGGATTTGAAGATAAATTCGGCTTTGAAGCCAATATGGGAGCTATAAAAATCTTTTTAGAATCTATTTTAAGACTAGTTTCCTACACCTATGTGGCAATGAGGACTCTATCAGCCGCATACGGGCCACAGATTTCCTTTGGTTCCTTTTCAGCAATTATTGGTGCAAATGAAAACTTCATGACTTCCTTCCAGACCATGTTTTCAGAACTAGCTGGCTTTATTATGAGTCTAGCAAATCTTGAGCCCCTCTATGACTTCTACGTCCTAGATTCTGATGAGGAAGAAAATTTGGAAATAGCAGAAGATTTCCAGAGCCTTGAATTTAAAAATGTGACCTTTACCTACCCAGGATCTGACAGAAAAATCATAGACGATTTGTCATTTAAGATAAACAAGGGCGAGAAAATCTCCATTGTAGGTGTGAATAACGCTGGAAAGACAACTATAGTAAAGATTCTCCTAAGATTTTTCGATATTGATAGCGGAGAAATCCTTTATAATGGTGTGAATATCAAAAAAATCAGCAAAAAATCTCTTTATGAGAAAATCAGCGGAGTCTTCCAAGACTTTTCAATTATGCCTTTTACAATCAAGGAAAATATTATTGCAAATAAGGCTTTTAGCGAAAATAAAACTGATGAAATTATAAAACAGCTAGACCTAGACCAAAAGATAAAAGAACTTACTCGTGGGATTAATACTTATTTAAATAAGGACATATACGAAAATGCCACAGACCTGTCTCTTGGCCAAAAGCAAAAACTAGCTATAGCTCGTGCCCTCTACCAAGACGCAGATTTTCTAATCCTAGATGAACCAACAGCATCCCTAGATCCCCTAGCAGAAAGCAAAATCTACGAGCACTTTAACGAAATGACCCGAGGGAAAACAGCCATCTTCATCTCCCACAGGATGAGCTCATCAAGGTTTACCGACAAAATATTATTACTAGATGGCGGAAAAGCAGCCGCCTTCGATAGCCACGAGAATTTAATGGCCTACGATAATCTCTACTCCAAACTCTACAATGCCCAAGCCCAGTATTTTGAATAG
- a CDS encoding ABC transporter ATP-binding protein codes for MEKNLKNLKGNLAQNLNDEEIIKSYLRADKLSNFDLLKMAYEPFKDNLKIKLSLMVYPITAGLIPVIQAFIMYYLVDLINKNTDLRTMILTIIAYALIIFICSMVSNQIERRTYSTYMGTRLSTFIKASGPIMEMDYGLGENSLFMAEFSRGFEPFSNNVTGLEGIYHDMYKLLANVLSFVIISVIMAKLSPLIFIFAIISILIQLAIRTYTDKYRHSHMGELNKVKRKTDAYYKEASDFRFAKDIRVFSFKDRFIDGFKPLVGNVIKISRNFIKPEMYLSPVLAVLLVGVEAIAYYFLTGKILSDQITLKNLTLLITSVAIYSNVVLTLVINIAQTRSNLLYVADGFDMIRVDLKSDVGDKKITGPMSIEFKNVSFSYPLSDVNVLENLSFTIKEKEKVAIVGVNGAGKSTIVSLILGLYKPTGGEIFINGVNANDLDLKERYAAFATVLQNVEPLAVSIAENVAATDENIDRERVIDSLKKAGLGYKLDQLPKGIDTQMTRNIHDDGTLFSGGENQKLAIARALYKENAGALIMDEPTAALDALAEEKIYRDLDEISKNKTLIFISHRLASTRFCDKIMLLDGGKITEYGTHDELLKQDGLYKEMYESQRKYYLEEKNEK; via the coding sequence ATGGAAAAGAATCTTAAAAACCTAAAAGGAAACCTAGCTCAAAATCTAAATGACGAAGAAATCATAAAATCATATCTAAGAGCTGATAAGCTTTCAAATTTTGACCTTCTAAAAATGGCCTATGAGCCTTTTAAGGACAATCTAAAAATAAAATTATCATTAATGGTTTATCCTATTACAGCAGGCCTAATTCCAGTAATCCAGGCCTTTATTATGTATTATTTGGTAGATCTCATAAACAAAAATACCGACCTTAGGACAATGATTTTGACTATTATAGCCTATGCCCTAATAATTTTTATCTGCTCCATGGTTTCAAACCAGATTGAGCGTAGAACTTACTCGACTTATATGGGTACTAGGTTATCTACCTTCATCAAGGCTTCTGGTCCTATCATGGAAATGGACTACGGTCTTGGGGAAAATTCTCTCTTTATGGCAGAATTTTCCAGAGGTTTTGAACCTTTTTCTAACAATGTCACAGGCCTTGAAGGAATTTATCACGATATGTATAAGCTTTTGGCAAATGTCCTTTCCTTTGTGATTATATCAGTGATTATGGCGAAACTATCTCCCCTAATTTTTATCTTTGCCATAATTTCGATACTAATTCAACTGGCAATTAGGACTTATACAGACAAGTACAGACACTCCCACATGGGCGAATTAAACAAGGTAAAAAGAAAAACCGACGCCTATTACAAAGAAGCATCCGACTTTCGTTTCGCCAAAGATATTAGGGTATTTTCTTTCAAAGACAGATTTATAGATGGTTTTAAACCCCTTGTAGGAAATGTGATTAAGATTTCAAGAAATTTTATCAAACCTGAAATGTATCTTTCTCCTGTCCTTGCAGTCCTTCTTGTAGGAGTAGAAGCCATCGCTTATTATTTCCTAACAGGAAAAATATTGTCAGACCAAATTACATTAAAAAACCTAACCCTCCTTATCACATCAGTTGCAATTTATTCTAATGTTGTCTTGACTCTTGTGATAAATATAGCCCAAACCAGGTCAAACCTACTCTATGTGGCAGATGGCTTTGATATGATTAGGGTAGATCTTAAGTCAGATGTAGGTGATAAAAAAATTACTGGACCGATGTCAATCGAATTTAAAAACGTATCTTTTTCCTATCCCCTATCTGATGTAAATGTATTAGAAAATCTGTCTTTTACTATTAAGGAAAAGGAGAAAGTTGCCATTGTTGGTGTAAATGGTGCAGGCAAATCCACTATAGTTTCCCTAATCTTAGGCCTTTATAAACCAACGGGAGGAGAAATTTTTATTAACGGGGTAAACGCTAATGACCTTGATCTAAAAGAAAGATATGCTGCCTTTGCAACAGTTTTACAAAATGTAGAGCCCCTCGCAGTTTCCATTGCAGAAAATGTGGCAGCAACTGATGAAAATATCGACAGAGAAAGAGTTATAGATTCACTAAAAAAAGCAGGTTTAGGATATAAGCTTGACCAATTACCAAAAGGCATTGACACCCAGATGACAAGAAATATCCACGATGATGGGACACTTTTCTCCGGTGGAGAAAACCAGAAACTTGCCATCGCTCGTGCCCTTTATAAAGAAAATGCAGGAGCCCTTATAATGGATGAGCCAACTGCAGCCCTCGATGCCCTAGCGGAAGAGAAAATTTACAGGGACCTTGATGAGATTAGTAAGAACAAAACCCTGATTTTTATCTCCCACAGGCTAGCTTCCACCAGGTTTTGTGACAAAATCATGCTCCTTGATGGTGGGAAAATAACAGAATATGGAACTCATGATGAACTTTTAAAACAAGATGGGCTCTATAAGGAAATGTACGAATCCCAAAGAAAATACTATTTGGAGGAAAAGAATGAAAAATAA